In Alkalihalobacterium alkalinitrilicum, a genomic segment contains:
- a CDS encoding 1,4-dihydroxy-6-naphthoate synthase yields the protein MKIAYSPCPNDTFVFHAWAHGLIPNAPKLDVTYADIDITNNLATQPNSLDILKISYAALPWALTEYALLPCGGALGRGCGPLILTKQKSDDPSVLSGRRVAVPSERSTAYLLFRLWATKNVPGGVGEIVVMPFHEIMPAVRDGKIDAGLVIHEARFTYGNYDLNMLQDLGNWWEKDTNLPIPLGAIIARRSLDLIKISEIIRSSVEYAWANPDVSADYILCHAQEMSIDVAQAHINLYVNEFTRNLGEEGYEAVFTLLSRAAKEGLVPSFDLDALRWDDRK from the coding sequence ATGAAAATCGCTTATTCTCCTTGCCCGAATGATACTTTTGTTTTCCATGCCTGGGCACATGGTTTAATACCTAATGCTCCAAAGCTTGATGTTACGTATGCAGATATTGATATTACGAATAACCTTGCGACACAACCAAACAGCTTAGACATACTTAAAATTTCGTATGCAGCATTACCGTGGGCTCTAACCGAATATGCACTACTACCATGTGGAGGTGCGTTAGGAAGAGGTTGTGGACCGTTAATATTAACGAAACAAAAATCAGATGATCCGTCCGTGTTGTCAGGTCGCCGAGTCGCAGTACCAAGTGAGCGCTCAACGGCATATTTACTTTTCCGCTTATGGGCTACTAAAAATGTACCAGGAGGAGTAGGGGAAATCGTTGTGATGCCGTTTCACGAAATTATGCCTGCTGTCCGTGATGGTAAAATTGATGCAGGTCTTGTTATTCATGAAGCGCGGTTTACATACGGAAATTATGATTTGAATATGTTGCAAGATTTAGGTAATTGGTGGGAAAAGGATACTAACTTACCAATTCCGTTAGGTGCTATTATCGCTCGTCGTTCCCTTGATCTTATAAAAATTTCAGAAATCATTCGTTCTTCGGTAGAATACGCATGGGCGAACCCTGATGTATCTGCGGATTATATTCTATGTCATGCACAAGAGATGTCCATTGATGTTGCACAAGCACATATTAATTTATACGTTAATGAATTCACTAGAAACTTAGGTGAAGAAGGCTATGAAGCAGTTTTCACCCTTCTTAGTCGAGCGGCAAAGGAAGGCCTTGTACCTTCTTTCGATTTAGATGCATTGAGATGGGATGATCGTAAGTAG
- a CDS encoding DUF1292 domain-containing protein: MEPNELRDHITVEDEHGNEMDYSVEALFDMSDHTYALLSSEQDTVLMRVEDHEGEQHLVGITDTEEREAILSAYEIAVEANPAEDVNDFY; encoded by the coding sequence GTGGAACCTAACGAATTAAGGGATCATATTACCGTAGAAGACGAACATGGAAATGAAATGGATTATTCTGTTGAGGCTTTGTTTGATATGTCTGATCATACATATGCTCTTTTATCTTCAGAACAAGATACCGTTCTAATGCGAGTAGAGGATCATGAAGGGGAACAACATCTAGTAGGAATAACAGATACAGAAGAACGTGAAGCCATTTTAAGTGCATATGAAATTGCAGTTGAAGCCAACCCAGCAGAGGATGTTAATGATTTTTACTAA
- a CDS encoding 5'-deoxyadenosine deaminase gives MTSLLIKNAEIVSMNQNEEIIYGDIYIENEQIMAIGKDLSLGHVNKVIDARGRTVIPGFVQTHIHLCQTLFRGKADDLELMNWLKQKIWPLEAAHDKESIYYSAMLGIGELIQSGTTTIVDMETVYHTEFAFQAIATSGIRALSGKVMMDKGDEVPKRLQENTKESIRKSVDLLEQWNDFDGGRIKYAFSPRFVVSCTEDLLKEVSQLSNFYQVYVHTHASENRGEIEIVERETGMRNIMYLDYLGLANERLILAHCIWLNDDEKKVIKEKGVKVSHCPGSNLKLASGIAEVPHLLKENISVSLGADGAPCNNNLDMFNEMRLAALIQKPMHGPTVMDAKTVFKMATIGGAKAIGMEEEIGSIEVGKKADLVILNLNNFHTYPSFDVDPISRIVYSASRADVETTIINGKIVMENRRMKTIDKNIVLHEANQSIRRLMKKVPTII, from the coding sequence ATGACGAGTCTTTTAATTAAAAATGCAGAAATAGTAAGCATGAATCAAAATGAAGAAATCATATATGGAGATATCTATATAGAAAACGAACAAATTATGGCGATCGGTAAAGATCTTTCGTTAGGTCATGTTAACAAAGTTATTGATGCAAGAGGACGAACTGTCATTCCAGGTTTTGTACAAACTCATATCCACTTATGCCAAACTCTTTTTCGTGGGAAAGCTGATGATCTAGAACTAATGAATTGGCTTAAACAAAAAATATGGCCTTTAGAAGCAGCCCATGATAAAGAATCAATTTATTATTCAGCAATGCTTGGAATTGGAGAATTAATTCAAAGTGGTACAACGACGATTGTTGATATGGAAACGGTGTACCATACGGAGTTTGCTTTTCAAGCGATTGCTACTAGCGGTATTCGAGCATTATCTGGCAAAGTTATGATGGATAAAGGAGATGAAGTGCCGAAACGATTACAAGAAAATACAAAGGAGTCAATCCGAAAAAGTGTCGACTTATTAGAACAGTGGAACGATTTTGATGGTGGAAGGATTAAATATGCATTTTCACCTCGTTTCGTTGTTTCTTGTACTGAAGATTTGTTAAAAGAAGTAAGTCAACTTTCAAACTTCTATCAAGTTTATGTTCATACACATGCTTCAGAAAATCGTGGTGAAATTGAAATAGTAGAAAGAGAAACTGGAATGCGTAACATTATGTATTTAGACTATCTGGGTCTTGCTAATGAACGTCTAATTTTAGCACATTGTATATGGTTAAATGATGATGAGAAGAAGGTTATCAAAGAAAAAGGTGTAAAAGTAAGTCACTGTCCAGGTTCTAATTTAAAGCTTGCTTCAGGTATTGCTGAAGTACCACATTTATTAAAGGAAAACATTTCTGTAAGTTTAGGAGCCGACGGTGCTCCGTGTAATAATAATTTAGATATGTTTAATGAAATGAGACTCGCTGCACTTATTCAAAAGCCAATGCATGGACCGACAGTTATGGATGCTAAAACAGTTTTTAAAATGGCAACAATCGGAGGAGCAAAAGCGATCGGGATGGAAGAAGAAATTGGAAGTATTGAAGTGGGTAAAAAAGCAGACCTCGTCATCTTAAACTTAAACAATTTTCATACGTATCCATCTTTTGATGTAGATCCAATCTCAAGAATTGTTTATTCGGCTTCACGAGCGGATGTTGAGACAACAATTATTAATGGAAAAATTGTTATGGAAAATCGTCGGATGAAGACAATTGATAAAAATATCGTCTTACATGAGGCCAACCAGTCGATACGAAGATTAATGAAAAAAGTTCCTACGATTATTTAG
- a CDS encoding SulP family inorganic anion transporter has translation MSYWKNKFQHDVVAGLVVAILIIPQAIAYAILAGVPPVVGLYSATIPVLIYLLFGTSPHLSVGPVAIVSLLIFSGVSSIAVPGTDEYFSLVITVTLFVGLLQVFSSIFHFGKLIEWIPYSVIKGFTSACAILIAFSQLENLIGFSLGHSTSIVHTVYALFTNINNIHIATFLIGLISILLILTLNSVDKKLPTPLFVVVICTASVSFFQLDHFGVPIIGQLPQGFPTFTVPVFTGEILKAILPTVIIIAFIGYIESIAVAKVIAKKERYNIGVNKELTSLGLANTVGSFFSSIPIAGGISRSAVNYDSGAKTKMASLITTLCIFLTLLFFTPLFYYLPKPTLAAIIMVAIAKLINIKELWLTFKMNKNDGILLMATLSVTLLYGPEWGILTGCTAGIILQLIKMKFFYTR, from the coding sequence TTGTCTTACTGGAAAAATAAGTTTCAACATGATGTCGTAGCTGGGCTTGTCGTTGCAATCTTAATTATCCCCCAAGCAATTGCATATGCTATTTTAGCAGGTGTTCCCCCAGTTGTAGGGTTATACTCAGCAACGATTCCAGTCTTGATCTATCTTTTGTTTGGGACTTCACCGCATCTCTCGGTAGGCCCTGTTGCAATCGTATCCCTCTTAATTTTCTCGGGTGTATCATCAATCGCGGTGCCAGGCACCGATGAGTATTTTAGTCTTGTTATCACGGTTACACTTTTTGTTGGACTTTTACAAGTATTTTCCTCTATTTTTCATTTTGGAAAATTAATTGAATGGATTCCATATAGTGTGATAAAAGGGTTTACATCAGCATGTGCAATCCTTATCGCTTTTAGTCAATTAGAGAATTTAATTGGTTTTTCATTAGGTCATTCTACTTCTATCGTTCATACCGTATATGCACTTTTTACGAACATAAATAACATACATATAGCAACTTTTTTAATAGGATTGATCAGCATTTTGCTTATTTTGACCTTAAATTCTGTTGATAAAAAGCTACCTACACCGTTGTTTGTAGTCGTTATTTGCACCGCTAGTGTCTCGTTTTTTCAATTAGACCATTTCGGGGTCCCAATCATTGGTCAATTACCACAAGGCTTTCCGACATTTACAGTGCCAGTGTTTACTGGGGAGATCTTAAAGGCAATTTTACCAACAGTTATCATTATTGCATTTATTGGTTATATCGAATCAATTGCAGTTGCTAAAGTCATTGCAAAAAAGGAAAGGTACAATATTGGTGTGAACAAGGAGCTTACAAGTTTAGGACTAGCAAATACAGTAGGTTCTTTTTTCTCGAGTATTCCAATTGCTGGTGGAATATCACGATCTGCCGTTAATTATGATTCAGGCGCGAAAACAAAAATGGCTAGTTTGATCACTACATTATGCATTTTCCTAACACTACTATTTTTCACACCACTATTTTACTATTTACCGAAACCGACGTTAGCTGCAATAATAATGGTTGCAATAGCAAAATTGATAAACATAAAAGAATTATGGTTAACCTTTAAAATGAATAAAAATGATGGGATATTATTAATGGCTACGCTGTCAGTAACGTTACTTTATGGACCAGAATGGGGAATTTTAACGGGTTGTACTGCCGGAATTATTTTGCAATTAATAAAGATGAAATTTTTTTATACGAGGTAA
- a CDS encoding VanW family protein: MRYTFFTLLLIFMQIINVHNNLTITLDDQVIATVNRSDFTTAVFEGLVLNEEKFDAFLNRIDQQVSRDPINATIDPHGKLVPEQHGYELDRKSFIESFYAYFYNNSSAEIEVPRIITYPKVDSELLLNLRTKQVGQYITYFNKFNKERAHNISLAVDAINNHVVFPGETFSFNKVVGNRTVEKGYLPAPIIVRGELTDGIGGGICQVSSTLFNAVDQVGVEIVQRYSHSRRVRYVPPGRDATVSWYGPDFKFKNNYNQPILIQARLYGGSVIIRVFSSETFIKTKSESLEKATSLF; the protein is encoded by the coding sequence ATGAGATATACTTTTTTTACATTACTTTTAATATTTATGCAAATTATTAACGTCCATAATAATTTAACAATAACACTAGACGACCAAGTGATTGCCACTGTAAATCGTTCAGATTTTACAACAGCTGTTTTTGAAGGGTTAGTTCTAAACGAAGAGAAATTTGATGCGTTCTTAAATAGAATTGATCAGCAAGTTTCCAGGGATCCCATAAATGCAACAATCGACCCACACGGGAAATTAGTACCTGAACAACATGGGTATGAACTAGATCGAAAAAGCTTCATCGAATCTTTTTACGCGTATTTTTATAACAATTCTTCAGCAGAAATTGAAGTACCAAGAATAATTACATATCCTAAGGTCGACAGTGAATTACTACTAAACCTGCGTACGAAACAAGTCGGTCAATACATTACTTATTTTAATAAATTTAACAAAGAACGTGCGCATAATATATCTCTCGCAGTAGACGCCATCAATAACCATGTCGTTTTTCCTGGCGAAACGTTTTCATTTAACAAAGTTGTTGGAAATCGAACCGTTGAAAAGGGATATCTACCTGCTCCAATCATTGTAAGAGGGGAATTAACAGATGGGATCGGTGGTGGGATTTGCCAAGTATCCTCTACCCTTTTTAATGCCGTCGACCAAGTAGGAGTAGAAATTGTTCAGCGCTACTCCCACAGTCGCCGTGTCCGGTATGTGCCGCCTGGACGTGATGCTACAGTCAGTTGGTATGGTCCTGACTTTAAGTTTAAAAACAACTATAATCAACCAATTCTTATCCAAGCAAGACTCTATGGAGGATCAGTTATTATTCGAGTTTTCTCTTCAGAGACCTTTATTAAGACAAAAAGTGAATCGTTAGAAAAGGCTACTAGCTTGTTCTAA
- a CDS encoding futalosine hydrolase, with amino-acid sequence MNPNYSIENNNKASKHKDNRKILIITSVEAEKEAVIRGLHNNNNIDVVVSGVGIAAAAATTARVLATQKYDLIINAGIAGGFVGQAQVGTIVVANEVVVADLGAETLDGFSSIGELGFGSCRYDVDKDLVSDVVKAFLDAGEPVTTGPLITVSTTTGTAQTTQALEKRVPGVKAEAMEGFGVATAAKQFDIPMLEIRTISNPVGPRDRNSWRIKEALQKLQEVSSIIQEVLT; translated from the coding sequence TTGAATCCAAACTACTCAATTGAAAATAATAATAAGGCCTCTAAGCATAAAGACAACAGAAAAATCCTTATTATCACTTCAGTAGAAGCAGAAAAAGAAGCGGTAATCCGTGGCCTCCATAATAACAATAATATTGATGTTGTTGTTTCAGGGGTAGGCATAGCAGCGGCAGCGGCAACAACAGCTAGAGTTTTAGCTACTCAAAAATATGATCTCATAATAAATGCTGGAATTGCAGGTGGTTTTGTTGGACAAGCACAGGTTGGGACGATCGTCGTTGCCAATGAAGTTGTTGTAGCTGATTTAGGAGCAGAAACGTTAGACGGTTTTTCTAGTATAGGCGAGCTCGGTTTTGGTTCCTGTCGCTACGATGTTGATAAGGACCTAGTGTCGGATGTAGTAAAAGCCTTTTTGGATGCTGGAGAACCAGTAACAACGGGTCCGCTCATTACGGTTTCAACAACGACAGGTACAGCACAAACGACGCAGGCTCTAGAAAAGAGAGTACCTGGAGTTAAGGCTGAAGCGATGGAAGGGTTTGGGGTAGCCACTGCAGCGAAGCAATTTGATATTCCAATGTTAGAAATTCGTACAATTTCAAACCCAGTTGGACCGCGAGATCGTAATTCGTGGCGTATAAAAGAAGCGTTACAAAAATTACAAGAAGTTAGTTCAATTATACAGGAGGTTCTCACATGA